From Fundulus heteroclitus isolate FHET01 chromosome 14, MU-UCD_Fhet_4.1, whole genome shotgun sequence, the proteins below share one genomic window:
- the msantd1 gene encoding myb/SANT-like DNA-binding domain-containing protein 1 codes for MAADDSFSYLMPGHSEKHRRAPNWTDGEMKALLYVWEEFHNELKTSKRNAKVYEKMSQRFFQLTGEQRFKEEIKMKITNMSFQFRRLKATAGESGETPDWPYYKPIEKILSKPLENGRVNSLEFQAPAAGPSTSSQSTDNPLSQSEDGVLGFLPEYTGSSDELEIKQELDSLSSDSEHMLGSSSHPVSARKRRAKKYLSLKRKKLQVMQAMLQQHKKSSQAIEETCRELRRSMHQQNLLQVQCLQLQERMMNLLEKMIQLPSSTSAVWSQSGAKDSGKP; via the exons ATGGCAGCGGACGATAGTTTCAGCTACCTGATGCCGGGCCACAGCGAGAAACACAGGCGGGCCCCGAACTGGACCGACGGCGAGATGAAGGCCCTCCTGTACGTGTGGGAGGAATTCCACAACGAGCTGAAGACGAGCAAGAGGAACGCCAAGGTTTACGAGAAGATGTCCCAAAGGTTCTTCCAGCTCACCGGAGAGCAGCGCTTCAAAGAGGAGATCAAGATGAAGATCACCAACATGTCCTTCCAGTTCAG gcgactgaaggcgACGGCCGGCGAATCGGGCGAGACGCCGGACTGGCCCTACTACAAGCCCATCGAGAAGATCCTCTCCAAGCCGCTGGAGAACGGCAGGGTGAACTCGCTGGAGTTCCAGGCCCCGGCCGCAGGGCCTTCCACTTCGTCCCAGTCCACAGACAACCCCTTGTCCCAGTCAGAGGACGGTGTGCTTGGATTCCTGCCAGAGTACACTGGCTCCTCAGATGAGCTGGAGATAAAACAAGAGCTGGACTCTTTGAGCTCAGACAGCGAGCACATGCTGGGCTCCAG CTCCCACCCTGTCTCAGCCAGGAAGCGGCGTGCCAAAAAGTACCTGTCCCTGAAGAGGAAGAAGCTGCAGGTCATGCAGGCCATGCTCCAGCAGCACAAGAAGTCTAGCCAGGCCATAGAGGAGACGTGCCGGGAGCTCCGTCGATCCATGCACcaacagaacctcctgcaggtTCAGTGCCTGCAACTGCAGGAGAGGATGATGAACCTCCTGGAGAAGATGATACAGCTTCCCAGCTCCACGTCAGCAGTTTGGAGTCAGAGCGGGGCAAAAGATTCAGGGAAACCTTGA